The Denticeps clupeoides chromosome 4, fDenClu1.1, whole genome shotgun sequence genome segment AAGCTTGAGTAAGGAAAACGGATGCACTGTGAGTAGCGGGTGGAAAACAACATGGCTCTGCTGTTATTGTTCCTGTTCCGTGCAGTGGTGAAATGAAGCTGTGGTATTCTGCGACCGTTCTCGCACCACCACCAGCCCAACTCATTACATTCATTCATCGCTCGGTGTGGATCGTTTGCTGGTAGCAGACCGAATTTGGTAGGGTTGTCTGGAATCATCGGTAGTAGGAATCCGCTGGGCGAGAACACCGCATTACCCTAAATGTTTATGACAGAACAACTGCGGGACCATAAATCTGCTGGACATGGGAACTCAAGCACAGGGGCGATGAAGTTAAGTAGTGCTTGGAGCTATTTTCCAGGAAGATGATCGACCCTTCTGCCTTCGTTTCAAGGATGTGACCTTTGACCAGTGAGGGCTTGAGTTCCTTCACCTACCTTCATCTACGCCATTAAAGATTTTCAATCAGCGGGATTTCAGAGGAATGTGTGGTGCTCAGTAATGGGGGGAGGTAGACagcagaagaaaaggaaaaatgcTTTTGTCAGATGGTGGCCAGTGTATGAAGATGTTACTACGTGGCATTTGGTTCATGCAGAAATATAGAACGATACGTGGGAAGcattaaacaaataatttttcacacaaaaacaatTTATCATCTGCGGCCATAAAGTAATATTTGCATGCTCTGCACACCCCTGAAACTTTCAGATTATTTAGCAGCGTGAGGCAAAACTGACTTCCCGTGGCCGGAACCTGCTCTGATTTAAGGTTTAAGCCGGGGCTCGGCCAGAGACATCTGCTGGGTCAGTAACTCGCTGAGCTCCTGACTCCTCAGTTGCTGCGGGCCAGAACTGTACCTGGAGTGATGCTCTGCTGCTAGGGAAACTAGATTAAAGATGTACAGCATGACACATGACTGTGAATACAGATACGATATGGACGAATGCTGATTTGAAGAGAACCTCATCTGCTCTGACATGGGAGACTTTATCCATCatcgatagatagatagatagatagatagatagatagatagatagatagatagatagatagatagatagatctttATGAACAGACAGGTTTATGAAAcacacctcctcctctctgttaTCTGAGTCAACAGAGGAACGTTGACAGGACTGTAAATGTTTACATAAGTGTGGCGCACTGGAGATAGAATTGGATATTACATCTGTGAGCCATATCACCACGGATCGGATCCAAGGCGGCCAGACAGCAGGCAATAAAACGCAGGaggaccaaacacacacacacacacacacacacacacacgctgacaaGATCAAGATCGTGCACGTAATTTAAATCCCAATTTTTTCCCCGATTCATCCAACAAACGtctgaataaaatgtgtgtgggggggaggCCTTTACATAGACAGGATATATTCCCCCAGTGACCGACACAGGACCGTTTGCGGGCTGCTCCTCAGCGAGCGTCTGGTTTTATCTGCAGCACCGGCCGCTGTTGCGCAGAGAAGCCCGGAGCTTCGCCCGCCTCGCCCGCAGACTCACCTGGCGCGACGGACTCCAGGAGGTCCGAGTGCTCCTCGATGCTCGAACTGGAAGGCGCAGCGATCTTGAGGGGTCTTTGTGGCGACAATGCGGCTGGTACTCCAATCAGCCGTTtttcctgcgtgtgtgtgtgtgtgtgtgtgtgtgtgtgtgtgtgcgtgtgtgtgtgtgaattaatCCCTCTCCCCGCTGCACCTATCTATCCTGGGGACAGACATCCTCCAGGCGATCCTGGACTGCGCTGAATGCCACAGTTCCTGTCGGGGCTCCGCGCAGCAGCGGCGGAATGGAAGGCGAGGTGTGGTGCACTGAGCCCAGACCCGCGTTCACAACGCCGAGAGACCCCCGAAATCCTCCTTCACCCCCCCCTGCTCGCCGCGCTCCTGCGGGCTGGGCTGGCCGACCGGCGTCTCTCGCTTTCAATGAacgaagaagaaagaagaagaaaaaaaaaacgagtcagGTCTCCTCGACGATACAGAGATGATTTCCTCATTCACCGGAGGACCACGTCTGCAGTGGCTGGAGAAGGTGGGACCCCACAAAGGCTGAATGGACCCCACTCTCTCCCCAGCACTCCGTCTGGATTATTCATTTACTTCAATGTAACGCCACAATGTCATTTTTTCTTCcccatagacagacagacagacagacagacagacagacctcGCATAGCAGGCCCTGGTATTTTATAAAATACTTCCATTAAACGCGGACAGGAAGGACACATTTATTTCTGGCCCACATAAAGAGAACGTGTTGTCCAACGAGACATGCAAATGTTCAAATGAGAACAAGAgacaaaatgtgaatttaattattttattttccacaaaTACAGGCAGTTTATAAATGAAGATTTTGCGTCACCGGATCAGGATTTCTTCACGCGAGACACAGAACTAGATTCGAGTCAGACAAAAAAACTAGAGTTACCGTGAGCATAAGCGACCTTGTTCACACACACGAGCTGCGAACTCTACCGCAAGACCTGAAGCAACTTTTCGAAAGTGGAAGACGATTTAAAGAAAAACTGACGAGGAACAGCGACCCCTGCTGGTGCATCACGCGCAACTACACACAGAATTTAGTGGAAAGTGGGATTTGCAAACGTGGGCTCTACGGTTCAGAAACAAGAATTGATATTTACACGAATTTCTGCACTTGCTTTAAATTTAATTACTCTAGGTAAGGGGCATTCGAgctaataaaaatacatattacaATGACCCACAACACCATACCTCCTTTTTATAAAtcagtaatattttattttattaacgcAGTCCTACACGGACAAAGGATGTTGAATGGATGTTAAGGCATTGTAATGGGCTAATTGGACCAAAGAGGACTATTTGCTCCATGAAGTGCAAAAAGAGAGGAGAGATTGTGCAGTGCATGAGTGTAATATTACTCACAGGAGGACCATCATTGCTCTCCATGTTGAAATAAAGGTAGCAGTGATTATGGCTGGTTTTCAGTAGGATTAGATTTACCGTTCCCTGAATGGGATTTTGAGActcttatctgtcaacccaggccacccaactactggttcagtcattagtaatctcaagactggactactgtaactcccttctagctggtctaccactatgtaccatccgacctctaaaactaatacaaaatgcagcagcacgactaatcttcaaccttcccaaatcctcccacaccacccctctgctacgctccctccactggctcccagtagctgcacgcatcaggttcaaaatactgatgctggcctacaaagccaaacatggagtagcaccatcctacctcacagcccttattaaaCCTCGCACTGaaccttgtatactccgagcctccagtacttcCAGTGCGCGCCTGGtacctccatctctgaaggtaaaaggaaaacattcatctagactcttctccgtcttggcccctcggtggtggaatgaacttccccttgaggtcagaacagctcagtcactgagcaccttcaaacgacagctcaataccttcctctttaaagaatatttagattaaattgcaATTTCCtagttgtcgaacttgtgtacagaatctacaacagagtgaataaaatagatgtattcatagttggggtcctagtgaaccggaattgatctcttcatcgatggtaacttaagcacgttgtaagtcgctctggataagggcatctgccaaatgctgtaaatgtaaatgtaaatgtaaatgtaaggttgTTAATTTGCAGTCACAGAACCTCTATTTTAAATAGAGGCTATAGAAAGACCCACAGGGAGGCGTTGTTCACAAGCAATTGTGAATGTCTGTCAGtctattttattcttttttttcttgattgaTAACTGAAATTTACAGTATTATTTTGTAGTTAAAACCATCATCAATCCACCtctaaaaaatgattaaaacagGAGATCCCAGTCTTGTTCATTGGGCCCGTATGTATTCCAATATTAAACGGAGAGTGAAAACCCTGGGCACAGGGGCAGCGAAGATCAAGTTCAGTTCACTGACTAAAATGTAGATAAATGTAGATTTCACCCAAGTAGTGTCAGCCACCCTCTGTAACTGGATCCTGTGGAGAATGGAAAATAGGGGGCGCTGGGGCGCAGCCCGCTAAGATTTTCAATTTGagatattaaatatgaaatgaatgacattttattacGCCATTTTATATGTATACTACGCCATCATTTACACATGTTAATGTTTTAAGCAATTTAAAGTgtatttcatttacataattGTAGGTTATATTTCTTTCAATTCGCCGGTTcacttcctctccttctctgacAGTGGAGTCCATACCCGCCATACGTCAGCTGtccgccatattgcgagtggCGGGTCCAACCCAAAAGAGGTAGACATggaaacagactttttttttattatattcatttgAGTAAAAATAATTGGATACTAATAATAAAACGAACAATATTTGTAAAATCTACTTCAACTGAcaatcttttttaaataatacaatcaATGACCACAAATTCATCACAataattttattgcattttataagaagtaacattaaaaataaaattttgtaGTGATAGGAGATGCTGTTGTAGAGCATTTATATGGTCAAATGGGAACCACACGAGCATAAGTGACATTTCACCAACTTTTTATTGACTTCatgacttttatttaaaaatatgacaGTATACAGAGTagacaatatttacattttattcaaaaactTCTTTATTAAACTTGCTACAGTTAAAGAGCCCTGGAACCGATCTCTTTGGTGTGTTCAGTGTTGAATAATTacgtttttgtttaataactcTAATAACTAATTTTATACAGAAATACTTCAATAAGAGTAATTATTTacttaaattaattatttattgtattaatCGCTGTCACATTATCTCAATATGAACACATTTTCAAGTTAATCTTcatgaaaataacaaataattttACGATTCAAGGATTTTAAGTTCAGTATTGTCATAAAACTATTCTTCATCATTaacaaacacatacaatttATAAAAGAATCTTATTGGACCAAAAACGCCAAAAACGATATTTCCTCTTGAAAGGTAATTGAAAGGATTTGGTTTTTAGTGGCAACAGGGCCCCAATTAGCACAAAAACGATGCATCTTTAGCGACTGCATTAAATCTTTCCTGAGAGAAGCCACTCACAATATGGCGGCAACGTTGACGCACGAAATGCGGTCAAGGACTATGGACAGATAGTCAGGATGTCATGCCTTTCAGTGTGTGAGATCACCGCCACCCTGAGGTGGATTTACTACTTAATAGctagtaatatttttttttactatgtaTCTGTAAAATTGTATGAATTGGTGTCTTATATACAGATGCTTTTGCTCAAAGTTGTCTGAATTTGTCTGGAAAAATATGTAActtttgtaatttaatgtatCACGTAGAGGAAcagtaataaagaaaaaaatgtgtgagatTGTGTATAGATGCACAAGCCCAAATCTTCAGCAAATTATTTCGAAAAttgggtctgtgtgtgatgACGTTTGCACGTTGCATACCGTAAACGTCACTTCCGGTCTGGTGCAGGGCAGGGGAAAACAAAGTGGCTAGCTGGCTAGCTGTCATGTCAGCTTTTTACTTCATGTAATGCGGCCCTCTTGCTGATAACCGTCGTCGCCGCCAACAGCATGAGCGGCCGCCTGCTGCGCTTCAGCCCTTTGGTTCGTGTGAAAACTCTGCTCTATGTGAGAAATTGGTTTTACAGTTTGCTCGACGTTAGATTACGAGCTTTCCCGTTATTTTGTTTTGGTAGCCATTGGATGTTTATTGAATGTAATTTAATGGAAATAACACGGATATGTATATGTGAAAATCAGAAATTTGTTGGATGTgcgaaaacatgtttttttggaaCCATAAATAACCACAGTTAAACAAAGTTAAATTTCTTATTGTCAGTTGAGGATCGTTCGAAACTGAAAGAGGATTTGTCATTGTTGTGTGATTTCTGCATCTTCAGCTCTGCCGTGGAAGATGAACGGGCTGTCTGTCAGCGAGTTGTGTGGCCTCTTCTGCTGCCCGCCCTGCCCCAGTCGTATAGCAGCGAAGCTGGCCTTCCTGCCTCCGGTGCCCACGTACGCGCTCCTGCCCGACCTGGACTCGGGCCCTGCAGTCACGCCCAGTATAGGCTCCTCCGGCCTGCGCTCACGACTGGGTGCAGGAGGTCGCGGTGGGACAGTATGTGGGGCTGAGGGGAGATGGAAGCTGCATCTGACCGAGCGTGCAGAGTTCCAGTACTCCCAGAGAGAGTTGGATGGCACAGAGGTGTTCCTGACCCGTTCCAGCAGAGGCAATCGGGTGGGCTGTATGTACATCCGCTGTGCTCCCACTGCCAGGTGAGTGGCTGGGACTACATTCTTCGGGAAAGAAACAGTGGCATTGTCATTGAAACAGTGGCATTGTCGGGAAAGAAACAGTGGCATTGCTATAATTCAATTTCTATGGTGCTAAACGATAAAAATAAGGGACCACTTTAGTATGGCAGCCACTTTGATGAATTTCAACCCAAGCACACCTTCTTCAACATGCTGATTAGATGATCACATCAACCAGCTCTTACCAAATTAAGAAAGATCTGAGAACCACTACTGTGGACATTACCCTCCAGTTTCATCCTGTTGTGACTGTTGAACTCTTCATAAGTTAAATAGTTATTATCCTATTTGTAATAGTGTGTACGCTTAGATAGTTTTGCAATGCTGTATTGAACCAGTTTCAGCTAATTTGGATTTAAAATTTGGATTATTGGAGGTTTGATTTAAATGTGATCAGCagttaatataatataatataaatattaatggaacatgtaatattttacagaCACAAGCCCATtacttgatttaaaaaagaaatgataaaaaagaaaataattttaaaaagagaacAAATGTGGGTGCAGTGAGCCTATAATAAAAGTGGTCAGAGCCATGCAATGCTGCCCTCATACTGCCTCACTACAGTATCGTCTTTTACTTACAGATACACAGTCCTTTTCTCCCACGGGAATGCAGTAGATCTGGGACAGATGAGCAGCTTCTATATCGGCCTGGGCACACGCATCAATTGTAACATTTTCTCCTATGACTACTCGGGCTATGGAGTCAGCACTGGGAAACCATCTGAGAAGAACCTGTATGCTGACATTGACGCTGCTTGGGATGCACTCCGCTCTAGGTACAGTACAGTGCTGATAATAAATTTCAAGTTTgctgttttgatattttgaactGATATGTTGCAGACACACTGTCGTCCAGGACGCAGTCCTCAGTGTCAATTTGCTGTACACACTGAAATATAGTGATGCAGtttcttgtttatttgtttgctttacTTACATATTATAGATATGGTATCAGACCAGAGAACATAATCCTTTATGGGCAGAGCATTGGCACCGTGCCCACGGTGGATCTGGCGTCAAGATATGAGTGCGCCGCGGTGGTCCTGCACTCTCCCCTCACTTCAGGCATGAGGGTAGCTTTCCCTGACACCAAGAAGACGTACTGCTTTGATGCCTTCCCCAAGTAAGTAGTGTGTATTTTCAGTGGTATCCACATGTACActtattttcactgtgtgcacagtgttctgtgctgctgtgtatcacatgtgacaatcacttcactttcattgccTTATGTACCAATATGAGAGAGATTCATCTACATTTTCTTGTGACTACAAATTCATATTCATGCATATAGCCACAACGACTGCAAATAttgaccttcactttcacaccttcAATTCAGTATTGAAAAGGTGTCTAAGATCACGTCACCTGTGCTGATAATCCATGGGACAGAGGACGAGGTCATCGACTTCTCCCATGGCATGGCTCTTTTTGAGCGCTGTCCCAAGGCTGTGGAACCGCTGTGGGTGGAGGGTGCCGGCCACAATGACATCGAGCTTTACAGCCAGTACCTGGAGCGCCTGCGCCGCTTCATTGGCCAGGAACTCACCTCACCATACACCTGAGAGCACCACCCTCTCAGGCCACCATCCTCTGCTGGACagaccttttgtgtgtgtgtgtgtgtgttgtgtttttgagcAGACTGGGtgggtttgtatgtgtttgtgaatgGAGCCTCAGCAAGTGGGGCCGCATATACTATTGAAATAACTCCTGTGCCTGTCTTACCCCAGACAGCTGTTTTATTTCCCTGTCTGTCTTTATTGTACATATTACTAAACGAACATCATGCTTTCACTTATTGTACTCATAATTTTCCCCTTTCAGTGTTTTGATGGCCTCTAGTAAACTTGAAGGAATGGAAGTTTGCTTGTCTCTTGTCGtttgttcatgtatttgtgtggTTGGCTTGTGTCTTTTCACCCATGAGTCCTAAACTACCATGGACATCAAGTCATATCTCAGATGCAAACACAGTAATCTCAATTAAACAATAATGTTCACAGTTCCAGTTCCACAAGGTGTGCTTCTGTTGTCATTTCATGTTTGTAGTGGTGGCTGGACTCAATTTTCTTGCCATATGTGATGTATTTGTGGTAACTGAGTATCAACGATTGTCcaaaattattgaattattttagATTAAAGTTCTAAAATGGGAGGCAAAAAATCTACTTGACAAAAATCCAGGGTTCACGATGTTAATAGCTTGCAATTtcatatctctttttttttttctgaatgttctTCAGTATTATTGTGAATAAATAAAGCCCCGAAACTATTTTCGTTTCTCTGGAGCACTAAAGGACTGTTAGAAGAATGGTGGTGAATGGATGAAGGTCGTTGCTTAGAGGCACTTGTGCCTTCAGAGACGCGCCTGCGGAGGCTGATCGCACTGCAAGGACGCAGGTCTGTACGCAGGCTTTGTTGGAGAGGCATTGGACTCGTCTCCAGGCTATTAAATGATTCACCGTTGTAAGATACTCTTAGATATTCTATAATGTAATCAAGAAGTATAAAACCCTTTCATAAAGCTGCATGATATCCAGGTGGGTTCAGGGTTTTGGTACTGGCTGCTTTAGCCATGAGCTGCTGTCGATCTAATATCGTAATTCAGAATTCTATGAATGTTTTAAATCTGTTGGTAATGTCAAATCAATAAAGGgacttattgtgtgtgtgtatcatttaTTTAGTTACCATGTTTAATAATTTAACCACAGGGACATGTTGGAGGCTCTGTGTAAGACtgttgggagtgtgtgtgtgtgtgtgtgtgtgtatatatatatatatatatatatatatgaacaaagGGTATTGTGAGAAATAGAAACAGAGTGAAATGCAGAAGGAATGAAGAAAATGGCTCGTAGTTTAGACTTGCATCTGTCCacaatgagagctgtcaatcgtgacttattttaaacatttacaaaagcATCATGGAGAATTAAAAGCTGCATGTATTATCTTCCTCTCCAAGACACCAATacagcactttaaaaaaaagtttttatcagttttttctGTGAATCCAAATGTTTCACTAGCTTGCACTCCCAACGCTCAGTGCAAGTTAGGAcattcgtttttttgttttgatctGATTTCACCTCTCCAATCCAGTTTGAGCAAAAACGTGAACAAGTGTCACGCTGTCCTACAGCACGTACGTTTCTTGTGAGAAGAATATTCAACATGTTGATAACAAAGCCTCAAATAACACTTCCTGGTAGAGAAAGCAGTGGAGGGTGAGGCATCCTCACTATCTGAGCTTATACGGGCTGATGGCTATCAGGTGCATTGTGTTAAAGTTGACTTCTAACAACATGACCCCCCCCATGCTTTTTGGCCTTGTTTGATGTCCCTTTGTATGATCTCAGTCTGCCCTCTGGAGGCCAAATCATGACTTTgtccatttaaaatgattatacacacacacacaggtaggtagtagcctagcaggtaacacactcgcctacgaactagaagacccgggttcgaatcccacttactaccattgtgtccctgagcaagacacttaaccctaagttgctccagggaggactggcccctaactactgattgtaagtcgctctggataagggcgtctgataaatgctgtaaatgtaaatgcacacacacacacacacacacacacacacacacacacacacatatattctatatatatattctaaaatAGTTGGCACTGAAGAGTTTTAATCAAGTCGATTTAATTAGGACATATTgacacaaaaatattaaatattaaataaataatacatcttATATAAAGGCTACATATTAAGACATTTTATAGCATTgtcaacataaaatatatatatcaacaGTAAAGCTGTTGCAGCAATGCTTTAAAGTTtcatattatttaaattcttaAAGCACATAGATAGCATAACTGAGAGAGGActgtttgattaaaaaaagcagattAAATGCAGTTATAtatttccttcatttcattattacatCAAATTGTGTAATGTTTGATAAATATTgttgtaaaaaataatgaaacaataaaCGTTTCATTTTTTATACTCTATGACATTTGTGTACCACTCTAGagcaaaaaacacataaataccTCATGTCCAAATATTTTAACACAAGTCCCTAGATAAGACTGGAATGAAGACAGTGTtacatatgtgttttttttttttttttttttttgtgtgtgtgtttgagtgtgagtgtgagatgtGCTGACTTTGCTGGGAGAAGGTGTATGGAGGTCATCCCTCCAAAACTCTCCTTTTCTGCCTCCATCTTTACTTCATTGCCTGCATGAATTCAAGAGAATAACTTCCATCCAGAGATTTCAGTCTTTCGGCCCTCAGCTGCCCATTACACAGGCGACTATGATTCCCTGAATCTGAGAAGGAGGTAGAAAGATATATGTCCCTGTTACAAGTAAAACCCATTAAGCTGCATGACAGTGCAATTCAGTCGGCTGTTCCTCCTTTCTCACACCCAAACCTTCATTTAACTTCCTGGTATTGGGGAAAAGGAAACAGCACATAGGTTATCGCCATAGCTTTACCTTTGATTTCTGAGAAAAgcagaggagagaaaaacacCACAGTTTAGGATTTAAATAAACTACAGATTAACATATTAGTATATTAGTAATTATTAGtataattacacaaata includes the following:
- the LOC114788646 gene encoding alpha/beta hydrolase domain-containing protein 17A-like, whose product is MNGLSVSELCGLFCCPPCPSRIAAKLAFLPPVPTYALLPDLDSGPAVTPSIGSSGLRSRLGAGGRGGTVCGAEGRWKLHLTERAEFQYSQRELDGTEVFLTRSSRGNRVGCMYIRCAPTARYTVLFSHGNAVDLGQMSSFYIGLGTRINCNIFSYDYSGYGVSTGKPSEKNLYADIDAAWDALRSRYGIRPENIILYGQSIGTVPTVDLASRYECAAVVLHSPLTSGMRVAFPDTKKTYCFDAFPNIEKVSKITSPVLIIHGTEDEVIDFSHGMALFERCPKAVEPLWVEGAGHNDIELYSQYLERLRRFIGQELTSPYT